Proteins encoded by one window of Synergistaceae bacterium:
- a CDS encoding ribonuclease HI family protein → MKGYFDGAARGNPGPAGAGALLIDDNDNIIWETARSLGTKTNNEAEYSALILLLKAAKERDIMRLDVYGDSKLVICQVSKQWKINLPHLRALAEKVWDITKDMNVSYKWIPREENTLADNLSDEAIDSSL, encoded by the coding sequence ATGAAAGGATATTTTGACGGTGCTGCTCGCGGGAATCCCGGCCCTGCTGGTGCAGGTGCGCTTTTGATAGATGACAACGATAATATCATATGGGAGACAGCTCGCTCTCTTGGAACCAAGACCAACAACGAAGCAGAATATTCAGCTCTTATCTTACTGCTAAAAGCGGCAAAAGAACGAGATATAATGCGACTTGATGTCTATGGCGACAGCAAGCTTGTCATCTGTCAGGTTTCCAAACAGTGGAAGATTAACTTACCTCATCTGCGTGCTTTGGCAGAAAAAGTATGGGACATAACAAAAGATATGAATGTCTCGTACAAATGGATACCGAGAGAGGAAAACACGCTTGCGGATAATCTCTCAGATGAAGCTATAGATTCATCCCTATAA
- the iorA gene encoding indolepyruvate ferredoxin oxidoreductase subunit alpha, which yields MTERIIMGNEAIALGAIAAGVKVVSGYPGTPSTEIVEALLKEKDHDVKVQWSTNEKVAMEVAAGVAYTGARAMVTMKQVGLNVASDPLMCLSYIGVEGGLVVAVADDPGPWSSQTEQDTRSFARHANLPVFDPSSPEEAYEMVQAAFELSEEFKLPVLLRPTTRVCHASSTVILKEEIKEISPSGFEKKPDWCIFPALSYVKHGELEIKQKTLSDKFDGSVFNEIISGGRKGIAVSGVSYLYVKELLKEFNLDVSLFKIGTPYPLPKGLAEKFVSSVESILVIEELDPIVEEQLLILAGGRIPIYGKNTGHTAYNGEFSFDSVKKSIFKYLGIEIEERDKVLEELPQLPVRPPVLCGGCPHRASFYAAKIATKNLKKVVYCGDIGCYTLGNAAPLNMVDTCLCMGAGITIAQGLSLAEPETKCLAFIGDSTFFHTGIPGVVNAVYENSNITIVVLDNLTTAMTGCQPHPGTGETAMGTPSKNIDIEGMLRACGVEHIYKVNPFDFKESVEVFKKAITHNEPSAVIAVAPCIALIKTPPTVHRVDENCIACLRCINELGCPAMTPDENGFVVINEPTCTDCGLCANVCPVNAIKRGDRYV from the coding sequence ATGACTGAAAGAATTATTATGGGCAACGAAGCTATAGCACTCGGAGCAATAGCAGCCGGAGTTAAAGTCGTTTCCGGCTATCCCGGAACACCGTCCACAGAGATAGTGGAAGCACTCTTAAAAGAAAAAGATCACGACGTAAAAGTTCAGTGGTCTACAAATGAAAAAGTGGCTATGGAAGTAGCTGCAGGAGTTGCTTATACAGGTGCGCGCGCCATGGTAACCATGAAACAAGTCGGGTTGAACGTGGCAAGTGACCCTCTAATGTGCCTTTCCTATATAGGAGTTGAGGGTGGCTTGGTAGTTGCTGTCGCAGACGATCCCGGGCCCTGGTCCTCACAGACAGAGCAAGATACAAGGAGTTTCGCAAGACATGCGAACCTTCCTGTTTTTGATCCATCTTCGCCGGAAGAAGCATATGAGATGGTTCAAGCTGCTTTCGAACTGTCAGAAGAATTTAAACTGCCTGTGCTGCTGCGCCCCACAACACGAGTCTGCCATGCAAGCTCCACAGTAATACTGAAAGAAGAAATAAAAGAAATTTCCCCCTCCGGTTTTGAGAAAAAACCTGACTGGTGTATCTTCCCTGCTCTCTCATATGTAAAACATGGAGAGCTTGAAATAAAACAAAAAACTCTGTCAGATAAATTTGACGGAAGTGTATTCAATGAGATTATTTCCGGAGGCAGAAAGGGAATTGCCGTTTCCGGAGTTTCTTACCTTTATGTTAAAGAGCTATTGAAGGAATTTAATTTAGATGTTTCTCTCTTCAAGATAGGGACTCCTTATCCGCTACCTAAAGGACTGGCGGAGAAGTTTGTTTCATCAGTGGAATCTATCTTGGTCATTGAAGAGCTAGATCCGATAGTTGAAGAGCAGCTGCTCATACTTGCCGGTGGACGAATTCCTATATATGGCAAGAATACCGGACATACTGCTTATAACGGAGAGTTTAGCTTTGATAGTGTAAAAAAATCAATTTTTAAATACCTGGGAATAGAAATTGAAGAAAGGGACAAAGTTTTGGAAGAACTGCCCCAGCTTCCGGTCAGACCGCCAGTTCTTTGCGGAGGCTGTCCTCACAGAGCTTCTTTTTATGCCGCAAAGATTGCCACAAAAAATTTGAAAAAAGTGGTCTACTGCGGCGATATAGGCTGCTATACCCTGGGCAATGCAGCTCCCTTAAATATGGTAGACACCTGTCTCTGTATGGGAGCCGGAATTACAATAGCGCAGGGGCTTTCACTAGCCGAACCTGAGACAAAATGTCTTGCTTTCATAGGAGACTCAACTTTTTTTCATACCGGTATCCCCGGAGTTGTTAATGCAGTTTACGAGAACAGCAATATAACTATCGTAGTACTGGACAACCTCACAACCGCCATGACGGGGTGCCAGCCTCATCCGGGAACGGGAGAGACTGCTATGGGCACTCCATCCAAAAACATTGACATTGAAGGCATGTTAAGAGCTTGCGGAGTCGAACATATTTATAAAGTAAACCCATTTGATTTCAAAGAGTCCGTGGAGGTCTTTAAAAAGGCTATTACCCATAATGAGCCATCTGCTGTTATAGCTGTTGCTCCCTGTATTGCACTTATAAAAACCCCTCCCACTGTTCATCGTGTAGATGAAAATTGCATAGCCTGTCTAAGATGTATCAATGAACTGGGCTGTCCCGCAATGACTCCGGATGAAAATGGATTTGTCGTTATAAATGAGCCGACATGTACTGATTGCGGCCTTTGTGCAAATGTTTGCCCTGTGAATGCAATCAAAAGAGGTGATCGATATGTCTAA
- a CDS encoding MetQ/NlpA family ABC transporter substrate-binding protein produces the protein MKKIILAVFATLIIATSSFAGTKTITVGVTPFPHKDIMIVVKDLLAKEGYNLVIKEFTDYVTPNTALAEKSLNANFFQHIPYLENTIKEKKLNLTWVAKVHIEPLGLYSKKIKDISEIKNRAKIAIPNDATNCARALRLLEKNGLIKVKEGELITAKDITSNPKKLKFRELDAAQLPRTLKDVTAAVINTNFAVEANLVPSKDAIVIEGKDSPYANVVAVREADKENPEIKALIKAVNSKEVKDYITENLVPKGIVPAF, from the coding sequence ATGAAAAAAATAATATTGGCAGTTTTTGCTACTTTGATAATAGCAACCTCCTCCTTTGCGGGAACAAAGACCATTACTGTCGGAGTTACTCCATTTCCCCACAAGGACATTATGATTGTTGTAAAGGATCTCCTTGCAAAAGAAGGATACAATTTAGTTATAAAAGAATTTACGGATTATGTGACTCCCAACACGGCACTTGCAGAGAAGAGCCTCAACGCAAACTTTTTCCAACACATTCCCTATTTGGAAAACACTATTAAAGAAAAAAAACTAAATCTCACTTGGGTTGCAAAGGTTCACATTGAGCCGTTAGGACTTTATTCAAAGAAAATCAAAGATATTTCAGAAATTAAGAATAGAGCAAAAATTGCCATCCCAAACGATGCTACAAACTGTGCCAGAGCGTTGAGACTTCTTGAAAAGAATGGCTTGATAAAGGTAAAAGAGGGAGAGTTGATTACGGCGAAGGACATAACTAGCAACCCCAAAAAACTCAAGTTCCGTGAATTGGATGCAGCACAACTCCCACGTACCTTAAAAGACGTTACCGCTGCCGTTATAAACACGAACTTCGCAGTCGAGGCTAATTTAGTACCATCAAAGGATGCCATCGTAATTGAAGGCAAGGATTCTCCATATGCGAATGTTGTAGCAGTACGCGAAGCGGACAAAGAAAATCCGGAGATTAAAGCTCTTATAAAGGCAGTCAACTCAAAAGAAGTGAAAGATTACATAACAGAAAATCTTGTGCCAAAAGGAATAGTTCCTGCATTTTAA
- a CDS encoding methionine ABC transporter ATP-binding protein has product MIEIRNLHKYFGEIKVLSDLSMSIQEGDIFGIVGHSGAGKSTLLRCLNGLESYQEGSVRVMGKEVQELNPDELKELRRNMGMIFQNFNLMNRKNVFENILFPLEVWGIPKKEAAQRVEELLKLVGLSEKKDEKIRNLSGGQKQRVGIARALALKPKILLCDEATSALDPKTTISILELLMDINRELGVTIIVVTHQMEVVKMICNRATVLDAGKIVTSGETDNLFLCPGEDLKKLISDDYAVIPSGKNIRLMFPREIANESIITKMARELDTDFSVVGGKIERYRENVMGFLIINVADESFDKVIQWLRDNKMYWEVM; this is encoded by the coding sequence ATGATAGAGATTAGAAATCTACACAAATACTTTGGAGAGATAAAGGTTTTGAGCGATCTTTCTATGAGTATTCAGGAGGGCGATATCTTCGGAATCGTCGGACACTCGGGAGCAGGTAAATCAACACTTCTTAGGTGTTTAAATGGGCTAGAATCATATCAAGAGGGCTCTGTAAGGGTAATGGGGAAAGAAGTACAAGAGCTTAATCCAGATGAGCTAAAAGAGCTTCGACGCAACATGGGTATGATATTTCAGAATTTCAATCTCATGAATAGAAAAAACGTTTTTGAAAATATTCTCTTCCCGCTTGAAGTTTGGGGCATTCCAAAAAAGGAAGCCGCACAAAGAGTGGAAGAGCTACTCAAACTCGTCGGGCTCAGTGAAAAAAAAGATGAGAAAATTCGCAATTTAAGCGGTGGACAGAAACAGCGAGTCGGTATAGCAAGGGCTTTAGCTTTGAAGCCCAAAATCCTTCTCTGTGATGAAGCGACTTCTGCTTTAGATCCAAAAACTACTATCTCCATACTTGAGCTTTTAATGGACATCAACAGAGAGTTGGGAGTGACGATTATTGTGGTTACTCACCAGATGGAAGTAGTGAAAATGATATGCAACAGAGCGACAGTACTGGATGCCGGCAAAATTGTCACGTCGGGAGAAACTGACAACCTTTTCCTATGCCCGGGAGAAGACCTCAAAAAATTAATAAGCGATGATTATGCCGTTATTCCCTCAGGGAAAAATATAAGACTCATGTTCCCTCGCGAGATAGCAAATGAAAGTATAATTACAAAAATGGCAAGAGAACTTGATACAGATTTTTCCGTTGTAGGAGGCAAAATTGAAAGATATAGAGAGAACGTAATGGGCTTTCTCATCATAAACGTCGCAGATGAAAGTTTCGACAAAGTGATTCAATGGCTGAGAGACAACAAGATGTATTGGGAGGTAATGTAA
- the rdgB gene encoding RdgB/HAM1 family non-canonical purine NTP pyrophosphatase translates to MKIVLASGNKNKFYEIKEVLEKIQAELLFGGDFPNYSEVQETEDSYYGNALLKARSWARVTGLPAMADDSGIEVSALDGAPGIHSARIVPGSDEDRVEWLLNSLKDKEDRSAKFVCCIVVFFPETERIIVSEKSCTGLITSFSKGSAGFGYDPIFMPTGYDKTFAELGDEVKRKISHRALAIKDIAERLIPVIQYDTV, encoded by the coding sequence ATGAAAATAGTTCTGGCAAGTGGAAATAAAAATAAGTTTTATGAGATAAAAGAAGTTTTGGAAAAAATTCAAGCAGAGCTTCTCTTTGGTGGTGACTTCCCCAATTATTCTGAGGTTCAAGAGACGGAAGACAGTTATTACGGGAATGCTCTTCTAAAAGCTCGGTCTTGGGCAAGGGTTACAGGGCTTCCCGCCATGGCCGATGACAGTGGAATCGAAGTCTCTGCTCTTGACGGGGCTCCGGGGATACATTCTGCCCGTATCGTTCCAGGCAGCGACGAGGACAGAGTTGAATGGCTGCTTAATTCATTAAAGGATAAAGAAGATAGAAGTGCCAAATTTGTTTGCTGTATAGTAGTCTTTTTCCCAGAGACCGAAAGAATAATTGTATCTGAAAAAAGTTGTACAGGTCTCATTACTTCCTTCTCTAAAGGATCTGCCGGATTTGGCTATGACCCTATTTTCATGCCGACTGGATACGATAAAACTTTCGCAGAACTTGGCGATGAGGTAAAAAGAAAAATTTCTCATAGGGCACTAGCAATAAAAGATATAGCCGAAAGGCTTATACCTGTGATACAATATGATACTGTATGA
- the ybaK gene encoding Cys-tRNA(Pro) deacylase: protein MTILTHKKTNAVRIMEGYKVPFELIEYEIDEVELSAEDAAAKTHVPEEQTFKTLCVRGDKSGVIMVCVPGGRELDLKALAHISANKRTELVKLSEVTKLTGYVRGGCSPIGAKKNYPIYIDKSALNFDFILINAGERGLLFKLNPNDFINASKAIVSDIIR, encoded by the coding sequence ATGACAATATTGACTCATAAAAAGACCAATGCGGTAAGGATAATGGAAGGTTATAAAGTGCCGTTTGAACTGATTGAATACGAGATAGATGAAGTCGAGCTTTCTGCAGAAGATGCAGCTGCCAAAACCCATGTTCCGGAGGAACAGACTTTTAAAACACTCTGCGTTCGCGGGGACAAAAGCGGAGTTATTATGGTGTGTGTCCCAGGCGGGAGAGAGCTTGACTTAAAAGCTCTGGCTCATATAAGCGCCAACAAAAGAACCGAGCTTGTTAAACTAAGTGAAGTTACAAAATTGACCGGATATGTCAGAGGGGGTTGCTCCCCGATTGGAGCGAAAAAAAACTATCCAATTTACATTGATAAAAGCGCGTTAAACTTTGATTTTATTTTAATTAACGCGGGGGAGAGGGGCTTGCTTTTTAAGCTTAACCCGAATGATTTTATAAATGCGTCAAAAGCGATAGTCTCTGACATCATTAGATAG
- a CDS encoding methylated-DNA--[protein]-cysteine S-methyltransferase, with the protein MKKYYIYDFDVIGKLTITEENDFITNIDFEGTYEENKNAILEESKLIRKAYSQLKEYFEGSRKKFDLPIKADGTAFQSSCWNEFIKIPYGNTRSYKQIAESVGSPKACRAVGMAANRNPIGIIIPCHRILGADGALVGFGGGLKIKEYLLSLEKNN; encoded by the coding sequence TTGAAAAAATATTATATTTATGATTTCGATGTCATCGGGAAACTCACTATTACAGAGGAAAATGACTTTATCACAAACATTGACTTCGAGGGAACTTACGAAGAAAACAAGAATGCAATTTTAGAAGAATCTAAACTTATCAGAAAAGCTTATTCCCAGCTTAAAGAATATTTTGAAGGAAGCAGAAAAAAATTTGATCTGCCTATTAAGGCGGATGGAACAGCTTTTCAATCCTCCTGTTGGAATGAGTTCATAAAAATACCTTACGGCAATACTCGGAGCTACAAGCAAATAGCTGAGAGCGTGGGAAGCCCTAAAGCATGCCGTGCCGTCGGGATGGCGGCAAACAGAAATCCAATTGGAATAATCATTCCATGTCATCGCATTTTGGGAGCAGACGGTGCACTCGTGGGTTTCGGAGGTGGACTAAAAATAAAAGAATATCTCCTTTCTTTGGAAAAAAATAACTAA
- the secG gene encoding preprotein translocase subunit SecG, with protein MKILLGVLHLLVSFSLLGVVLSQHRKEGGFTGAFGAGGAQLDKSSTWQRMTPVTKITWGLLVAFIILSILQVVAR; from the coding sequence GTGAAAATCCTACTTGGAGTTCTTCACTTACTCGTAAGTTTTTCTCTTTTGGGTGTAGTTCTCTCACAGCATAGAAAAGAAGGCGGTTTTACAGGTGCTTTTGGAGCTGGTGGAGCTCAGCTTGATAAGAGCAGCACATGGCAGAGAATGACCCCTGTAACAAAGATTACTTGGGGATTGCTTGTCGCTTTTATAATATTGTCCATATTGCAAGTAGTCGCAAGATAA
- a CDS encoding indolepyruvate oxidoreductase subunit beta: MSKSIVISGVGGQGTLFASKIISCAAQSRGLFVRTSETIGMAQRGGSVCGHIRIDAENLAPVIPSSHADILIAFELAEAVRYLSKLSDNAICVVNTDTIIPTNVALKKGKYLEEEYLQLLKTRFPNGVFISGRKLALQAGDIRTLNVVLLGAAVAAKALPFTEEEIEGAIVNCLRPKLVEMNLKAFRLGMEEAGKLLNNIKQNDSRDGRVER; the protein is encoded by the coding sequence ATGTCTAAAAGCATCGTAATTTCTGGAGTGGGTGGTCAGGGAACTCTTTTTGCATCCAAGATAATATCCTGTGCCGCACAAAGTAGAGGACTTTTTGTAAGAACTTCCGAAACAATAGGAATGGCGCAAAGAGGCGGCTCTGTCTGCGGCCATATACGAATCGATGCAGAGAATTTGGCTCCTGTCATACCATCTTCACATGCAGATATATTGATTGCTTTCGAACTTGCAGAAGCCGTCCGCTATCTATCTAAACTTAGCGACAACGCTATTTGTGTCGTCAATACAGATACAATTATTCCGACCAATGTTGCTTTAAAAAAGGGGAAATATCTAGAAGAAGAGTATTTACAGCTGCTAAAAACTCGCTTCCCAAACGGAGTTTTTATAAGCGGTAGGAAGCTAGCTCTTCAAGCCGGAGACATCAGAACCCTTAATGTTGTGCTTTTAGGCGCGGCTGTAGCTGCAAAGGCGCTCCCCTTTACAGAAGAGGAAATAGAGGGCGCTATTGTGAACTGTCTGAGACCTAAGCTTGTTGAGATGAATCTAAAAGCGTTTCGGCTTGGAATGGAAGAAGCTGGAAAGCTTTTAAACAATATAAAACAAAATGATAGTAGAGATGGGAGAGTAGAAAGATGA
- the rpsI gene encoding 30S ribosomal protein S9, whose translation MARPKVKAKPNTVFTWGTGRRKNAIARVRICEGDGKFLINNREVEEYLPRYYWSSQAVEALEVAGVQGKIDVFVNAHGGGLTGQAGAIRLGVARAIQKLYPNTRTALKKAGFLTRDPRMVERMKVGMKGARASKQFSKR comes from the coding sequence GTGGCAAGACCTAAAGTAAAAGCCAAACCCAATACAGTATTTACATGGGGTACAGGCAGAAGAAAGAATGCCATTGCCCGTGTTCGCATCTGTGAAGGTGACGGAAAGTTCCTTATAAATAATCGTGAAGTGGAAGAATATCTTCCCCGCTACTACTGGTCATCACAGGCAGTAGAAGCTTTGGAAGTGGCAGGAGTTCAGGGCAAAATTGACGTTTTTGTAAACGCACATGGTGGCGGTCTTACAGGCCAGGCAGGAGCAATCCGCCTTGGTGTTGCAAGAGCAATTCAAAAACTCTACCCCAACACTCGTACCGCTCTTAAGAAAGCCGGATTCTTGACGAGAGACCCGAGAATGGTCGAACGTATGAAAGTTGGAATGAAGGGCGCAAGAGCAAGCAAACAGTTCTCAAAACGTTAA
- a CDS encoding nicotinate phosphoribosyltransferase, whose protein sequence is MSLKRLDKQKDIAEYKEIKDRLFSATHEEILSGWTTDIYFIKSRDVLRASGLLETEVVAEIFARQEGIFAGVEEALRLLRTLPNPPKVEALSEGEPFAPKEVVMRITGSYESFGMYETVLIGMLASSTGWATAAKNCVDAADGCDVLCFGARHVHPAVASVMERSARIAGCKGISCILAAKLCGQEPQGTVPHAAVLLMGDTVKLAKVYDQTVPENEPRIVIVDTFKDEVEETLRVADCLGDKLSGVRLDTPGERGGVTPDLVREVRWTRDKAGFSKVKVIATGGLSPERIKLLKEAGAEVFGVGSYIAHAVNRDMTMDIKMVDGNPIAKRGRLPGIIPNPRLKRVL, encoded by the coding sequence ATGTCTCTCAAGCGTTTAGACAAACAGAAAGATATCGCCGAATATAAAGAGATAAAAGATCGTCTATTCTCCGCAACTCATGAAGAAATTCTGAGTGGTTGGACAACAGACATATATTTTATCAAAAGCAGAGATGTCTTAAGAGCTTCCGGCCTTCTTGAGACCGAAGTCGTTGCGGAAATATTCGCCAGGCAAGAGGGAATTTTTGCCGGAGTTGAAGAGGCATTGAGACTTTTACGTACTCTTCCGAATCCTCCAAAGGTTGAGGCTCTTTCTGAAGGAGAGCCTTTTGCACCTAAAGAAGTTGTAATGCGCATAACAGGGAGCTATGAATCTTTCGGCATGTATGAGACTGTACTTATTGGCATGCTGGCTTCATCCACCGGTTGGGCTACTGCCGCTAAGAATTGTGTAGATGCCGCAGATGGTTGCGATGTTCTCTGTTTTGGTGCACGCCACGTACATCCGGCAGTTGCATCAGTAATGGAGAGATCTGCAAGAATAGCTGGATGCAAGGGAATAAGCTGTATATTGGCTGCAAAATTATGTGGTCAAGAGCCTCAAGGTACTGTACCTCACGCTGCAGTGTTGCTCATGGGCGATACTGTTAAGCTTGCAAAAGTGTACGATCAAACGGTTCCCGAAAATGAACCGAGAATAGTTATAGTAGACACATTCAAGGATGAAGTTGAAGAAACTCTCCGAGTGGCGGACTGTCTTGGGGATAAATTAAGCGGAGTCAGGCTTGATACTCCTGGAGAAAGAGGCGGAGTTACCCCCGACCTTGTAAGAGAAGTTCGTTGGACTCGTGATAAAGCAGGATTTTCTAAAGTCAAAGTTATAGCAACGGGCGGTCTATCGCCGGAACGCATAAAGCTTCTGAAAGAAGCAGGAGCAGAAGTATTTGGTGTGGGCAGCTACATAGCTCACGCAGTAAACAGAGATATGACTATGGATATAAAAATGGTGGACGGAAACCCCATAGCAAAGAGAGGGCGTCTGCCGGGAATAATCCCTAATCCGAGGCTTAAACGCGTACTCTAG
- a CDS encoding ABC transporter permease, translating into MLGELLFALWETTYMVVLSTFFSGIFGFFLAIVMVLTGSNGLRPNKTLYSVLDFVVNLLRSFPFIILMIAIIPLTRLIVGTSIGSTAAIVPLTIAATPFVARIMEGSLLEVDHGVVEAARSFGAKDRQIIFGVMIKEAMPSIILNWAVVAINLLGYSAMAGAVGGGGLGDLAIKYGYNRFQTDVMIYSVAILIVMVQIIQTVGNMIYEKIR; encoded by the coding sequence ATGTTGGGTGAACTCCTTTTTGCTCTTTGGGAAACGACATACATGGTTGTCCTATCAACGTTTTTTTCCGGAATCTTCGGTTTTTTTCTGGCAATCGTTATGGTATTGACGGGAAGCAACGGGCTTCGACCAAACAAAACTCTTTATTCTGTTTTGGATTTCGTTGTTAATCTTCTTCGCTCATTCCCTTTCATCATTCTTATGATAGCCATCATTCCTCTGACAAGATTAATTGTTGGAACATCTATTGGAAGCACTGCCGCTATTGTTCCTCTTACCATAGCCGCCACGCCTTTCGTGGCGCGCATAATGGAGGGGAGCCTTTTGGAAGTAGATCATGGCGTTGTAGAAGCAGCGCGCTCTTTTGGGGCCAAAGATAGACAGATAATATTCGGAGTAATGATAAAAGAAGCAATGCCGTCAATCATCTTAAATTGGGCTGTCGTTGCAATAAACCTTCTCGGCTATTCGGCAATGGCCGGTGCTGTCGGAGGAGGAGGTCTTGGAGACCTCGCGATAAAGTATGGCTATAACCGTTTTCAAACTGACGTCATGATTTATTCTGTCGCAATACTCATAGTCATGGTTCAAATTATACAAACAGTGGGGAACATGATATATGAGAAGATACGATAA
- the rplM gene encoding 50S ribosomal protein L13: protein MIGTRSFMAKGETVERKWYVIDATDKHLGRLAVQIARILSGKHKPTYTPHVDTGDFVVVTNAAKVGLTGKKLTQSTISTYSGYQGGLRTLTYEQILDRRPERLIERVVWGMLPKTKLGRAMYRKLKVYPGSSHPHAAQKPEQLD from the coding sequence ATGATTGGCACACGTTCATTCATGGCCAAAGGTGAAACGGTAGAACGTAAATGGTACGTCATAGACGCAACAGATAAACACCTAGGCCGTCTTGCAGTTCAGATAGCCCGTATTCTTTCGGGAAAACACAAACCAACATATACACCCCACGTCGATACGGGAGATTTTGTCGTGGTAACAAATGCGGCAAAGGTTGGGCTCACAGGCAAAAAACTTACACAGTCAACAATTAGCACATACAGCGGTTACCAGGGTGGGCTCAGAACACTCACCTACGAACAAATTCTTGACCGCCGTCCAGAGCGACTTATAGAGAGAGTTGTCTGGGGAATGCTTCCCAAGACAAAGCTTGGCAGAGCAATGTATCGCAAACTTAAAGTATATCCCGGCTCGAGCCATCCACATGCAGCTCAGAAGCCTGAACAGCTAGACTAA
- a CDS encoding helix-turn-helix transcriptional regulator: MAKTKTTKRFSVKDKKNEISVGVSLINKLTEAREACGFTQEGLATHVGMKQSAIARLENKSSMPRIDTMLKLLEPLGYTLAIVPEGTPTTEIVAKVKAKTVKPKEPKPAVEKREERKVTRQKGTPPLKRQHDDYSQGPTRLINVSGDMFD, from the coding sequence ATGGCTAAGACTAAGACAACAAAACGTTTCTCTGTAAAAGACAAGAAAAATGAAATAAGTGTAGGTGTATCTCTGATCAACAAATTAACCGAAGCTCGGGAAGCCTGTGGTTTTACTCAGGAGGGACTGGCTACACATGTAGGCATGAAACAGTCAGCCATAGCTCGACTTGAAAATAAAAGCTCAATGCCTCGTATAGATACAATGCTGAAGCTTCTGGAACCTTTGGGCTATACGTTGGCAATTGTCCCGGAGGGCACCCCCACAACAGAGATAGTTGCTAAAGTAAAAGCTAAAACGGTTAAACCGAAAGAGCCAAAGCCCGCAGTTGAAAAACGTGAAGAACGAAAAGTTACAAGACAGAAAGGTACACCTCCGCTTAAGAGACAGCATGATGATTATTCACAAGGACCTACACGCTTGATAAATGTCTCCGGAGACATGTTCGACTAA